In a single window of the Campylobacter iguaniorum genome:
- the queC gene encoding 7-cyano-7-deazaguanine synthase QueC has product MSKKAVCVISGGMDSTLCAYKARELGYEIIALHFDYNQRTMQKERECFNQICDELNVAKKLILDVSFIADIGGNALTDTSLEVPKTGLSDELPITYVPFRNGIFLSIAGALAQKEQCEAVFIGVVEEDSSGYPDCSEEFITVMNKAINLGTSDESIKLITPLVHLSKADIVKESVRLNVPLNLTWSCYENSDLACGVCDSCRLRLNGFKQARISDKIAYKQDI; this is encoded by the coding sequence ATGAGTAAAAAAGCAGTTTGTGTCATCAGTGGTGGAATGGATAGCACGCTTTGTGCTTACAAAGCCCGTGAGCTTGGATATGAGATAATCGCACTTCATTTTGATTATAATCAAAGAACAATGCAAAAAGAACGTGAATGTTTTAACCAAATTTGCGATGAGCTAAACGTGGCTAAAAAGCTGATTTTAGATGTGAGTTTTATAGCAGATATCGGCGGAAACGCTCTAACTGATACTAGCCTTGAAGTGCCTAAAACTGGTCTTAGCGATGAACTTCCTATCACTTATGTTCCATTTCGTAACGGAATATTTCTAAGCATCGCAGGAGCTTTAGCGCAAAAAGAGCAGTGCGAAGCAGTTTTTATAGGCGTCGTTGAAGAAGACAGCAGTGGCTATCCAGACTGTAGTGAAGAGTTTATAACTGTGATGAATAAAGCTATAAATTTAGGCACAAGCGATGAGTCAATCAAGCTCATAACTCCACTTGTGCATCTTAGCAAAGCTGATATCGTAAAAGAATCTGTGCGTTTAAACGTGCCTTTGAACCTTACTTGGAGTTGTTATGAAAATAGCGATTTAGCGTGCGGGGTTTGTGATAGTTGCAGGCTTAGATTAAACGGATTTAAGCAAGCAAGAATTAGCGATAAAATAGCTTATAAACAAGATATTTAA
- the gltX gene encoding glutamate--tRNA ligase, with product MYRFAPSPTGDMHIGNLRAALFNYICSLQDKSGFILRIEDTDNARNIDGKDKEIFEILTKFGIKWDTLYYQSKNLKFHQEFAAKLLHDKKAFLCFCDEATLEAKKEATKARGEAYRYDGTCEHLSDDEVLNNPRPAAVRLKIKNEPQSFVDAIKGEVKFEPQNIDSFVLLRADKTPTYNFACAIDDMLEGVTFVIRGEDHVSNTPKQNLIRQALGYTGKIDYAHLPIILNIEGKKMSKRENSSSVKWLLQKGYMPEAIANYLILLGNKTPCEIFSLNDAVEWFDIKNISKSPAKFDEDKLAQINREHIKLASDERLKELGFDRPNLARFYTQESSLIPEIKAKIDQIYSSKTVLGEWSDNANLIKNVVLNLDIPDSFDEFKNTIINATSLKGKALFMPLRLLLTGAEHGPELKELYPLIKDEIKEIVSK from the coding sequence ATGTATCGTTTCGCACCATCTCCAACAGGCGATATGCACATTGGAAATCTAAGGGCAGCACTATTTAATTACATCTGCTCACTTCAAGACAAAAGCGGATTTATCTTGCGTATCGAAGATACTGATAATGCCCGCAACATTGACGGAAAAGACAAAGAAATATTTGAAATTTTGACTAAATTTGGTATCAAATGGGATACTCTTTATTATCAAAGCAAAAATCTCAAATTTCATCAAGAATTTGCCGCAAAACTTTTGCATGATAAAAAGGCGTTTTTATGCTTTTGTGATGAAGCAACGCTTGAGGCTAAAAAAGAAGCCACAAAAGCTAGAGGTGAGGCTTACCGCTATGACGGTACTTGTGAGCATTTGAGCGACGATGAAGTGCTAAATAATCCACGCCCTGCAGCAGTCAGACTAAAAATCAAAAATGAGCCTCAAAGCTTTGTTGATGCCATAAAAGGCGAGGTCAAATTTGAACCACAAAATATTGATAGTTTCGTGCTTTTAAGAGCTGATAAAACTCCTACTTATAACTTTGCTTGCGCGATTGATGATATGCTTGAGGGCGTGACATTTGTCATACGTGGCGAAGACCATGTCAGCAACACCCCAAAACAAAATCTAATCCGCCAAGCACTTGGGTATACTGGCAAAATCGACTACGCTCACTTGCCAATTATCCTAAATATTGAAGGTAAAAAAATGAGCAAAAGAGAAAATAGCTCATCTGTAAAATGGCTTTTGCAAAAGGGTTATATGCCTGAAGCCATCGCGAACTACCTTATCTTGCTTGGTAACAAAACGCCTTGTGAGATTTTTAGCTTAAATGACGCAGTTGAGTGGTTTGATATCAAAAATATCTCAAAATCTCCAGCGAAATTTGACGAAGATAAACTAGCTCAAATCAACCGCGAACACATCAAACTAGCAAGCGATGAAAGGCTAAAAGAGCTTGGGTTTGACAGACCAAATTTAGCTAGATTTTACACTCAAGAAAGCAGTCTAATCCCTGAAATAAAAGCTAAAATAGATCAAATTTACAGCTCAAAAACAGTCCTTGGGGAGTGGAGCGACAATGCAAATTTAATTAAAAATGTGGTGCTAAATTTAGATATTCCTGATAGTTTTGATGAGTTTAAAAATACCATTATAAACGCTACAAGCTTAAAAGGCAAGGCTCTATTTATGCCGCTTAGGTTGCTACTTACTGGAGCTGAGCATGGCCCTGAGCTAAAAGAGCTTTATCCGCTGATAAAAGACGAGATTAAGGAGATTGTTTCAAAATGA
- a CDS encoding flagellar biosynthesis anti-sigma factor FlgM yields the protein MISSINQSTLFATSSQSVLKNETKKSESTMQTQSSSESRVDAIKKQINEGTYKIDLQGLASKIADELM from the coding sequence ATGATAAGTTCTATAAACCAAAGTACGCTCTTTGCTACTAGTAGCCAAAGTGTACTCAAAAACGAAACAAAAAAAAGCGAATCTACAATGCAAACTCAAAGTAGTAGTGAAAGCAGAGTCGATGCTATAAAAAAACAGATCAATGAAGGAACATATAAGATCGATCTTCAAGGTCTAGCAAGTAAAATAGCAGACGAACTTATGTAA
- a CDS encoding lytic transglycosylase domain-containing protein, producing the protein MESLVRFCLLAISFATFLGANVLSFEELKHSPKGLAKDYYIYRYLNETKPKKSEAKELRSTIYRYSGSLKKKIEEIAGAIKEPKLDCSGVSLANVVDANSTCQKAVISIKFLETMSKEDRDKLARDIYQSSPDLSNFIIGFDQSNPVKYYIDTNDTISYLKYYNLSSDKEKFLTDNNISNGFLAKLAPNWQFKTLINDIVINQKYDEFRKYLVKVDEKSVEGDMAFLFGLNALLLNSDDDALRFFRQSASTATFISKKDNANFWVYLITKDKKILKEISKSSDINIYSLYAKEFSGGGKIKIVVPRPHIETLLNYDYTDPFVWQKTREKVQNMSKEELLKFGVKFFTQNTVGEYSYMMERAHNYKLHFYPMPFMEHIGSDDVKRQALILALARQESRFVPSAISSSYALGMMQFMPFLANHIGKKELKIQNFDQDDMFKPEIAYKFANHHLDYLEKYLTNPVFIAYAYNGGIGFTKRMLQKGDLFSQNSKYKKYEPFLSMELVPYAESRNYAKKVLSNYIIYLATLNSSTKISQFFESLMIPGDGEKFRLNAQN; encoded by the coding sequence TTGGAATCGCTGGTTAGATTTTGCCTTTTGGCTATCTCTTTTGCGACTTTTTTAGGCGCAAATGTTTTGAGTTTTGAAGAGCTTAAACATAGTCCAAAAGGTCTAGCAAAAGACTATTATATCTATAGGTATCTTAACGAAACTAAGCCTAAAAAAAGTGAAGCTAAGGAATTAAGGAGCACTATATATAGATATTCTGGTTCTTTAAAAAAGAAGATAGAAGAGATAGCTGGAGCTATAAAAGAGCCAAAATTAGATTGCAGTGGGGTTTCGCTAGCAAATGTAGTCGATGCGAACTCAACTTGCCAAAAGGCTGTTATATCTATCAAATTTTTAGAAACTATGAGCAAGGAAGATAGAGATAAATTAGCTAGAGATATTTATCAAAGCTCACCTGATTTGTCAAATTTCATCATAGGTTTTGATCAGAGTAATCCAGTAAAATACTATATAGATACAAACGATACTATAAGTTATTTGAAATATTATAATCTTAGTAGCGATAAAGAAAAGTTTTTGACAGATAATAATATTAGCAATGGATTTTTGGCAAAACTTGCTCCAAACTGGCAGTTTAAAACGCTCATAAACGATATTGTTATAAATCAAAAATATGATGAATTTAGAAAATATCTTGTGAAAGTTGATGAAAAATCCGTCGAAGGCGATATGGCATTTTTGTTTGGGTTAAATGCCTTGCTTTTAAACTCTGATGATGACGCACTTAGATTTTTTAGGCAATCAGCCAGCACGGCGACTTTTATAAGCAAAAAAGACAATGCTAATTTCTGGGTTTATCTCATCACAAAAGACAAAAAAATCCTAAAAGAGATCTCAAAAAGCTCAGATATAAATATATATAGTTTGTATGCTAAGGAATTTAGTGGTGGTGGGAAAATAAAAATAGTAGTCCCAAGACCGCACATAGAAACTCTTCTAAACTATGATTATACCGATCCCTTTGTATGGCAAAAGACAAGGGAAAAGGTGCAAAATATGAGTAAAGAGGAGCTTTTGAAATTTGGTGTTAAGTTCTTTACTCAAAATACAGTTGGCGAGTATAGTTATATGATGGAAAGAGCTCATAACTACAAGTTGCATTTTTACCCTATGCCATTTATGGAGCATATAGGAAGTGATGATGTCAAAAGACAAGCTCTCATATTGGCTCTTGCAAGGCAAGAAAGCAGATTTGTGCCAAGTGCCATTTCTAGCTCTTACGCGCTTGGAATGATGCAGTTTATGCCATTTTTGGCAAATCATATAGGCAAAAAAGAGCTGAAGATACAAAATTTCGATCAAGATGATATGTTTAAACCTGAGATTGCATATAAATTTGCAAACCACCACTTAGATTATTTAGAAAAATATCTAACAAATCCAGTTTTTATAGCTTATGCTTATAATGGTGGTATTGGATTTACAAAAAGAATGTTACAAAAAGGTGATTTGTTTAGTCAAAATAGCAAATACAAAAAGTATGAGCCATTCTTGTCAATGGAGCTAGTTCCATACGCTGAGAGTAGGAACTATGCTAAAAAAGTCCTTTCAAATTATATTATTTATTTGGCGACTTTGAATTCCAGTACAAAGATTTCGCAATTTTTTGAAAGCTTAATGATACCTGGAGATGGTGAGAAGTTTCGTCTAAACGCTCAAAACTAA
- a CDS encoding TIGR02757 family protein translates to MKKDDLKKLLDEKLLKANTDQNLFDQPDPLQVAKKQNDPLIALVCALFAYGNAKLILKFLNSLDFGLLNESDEEIRSNLISQNKLYRFQNPKDVSEIFITIKRLKELDVEQILVNGFNQNGQMIDAINSLIAQIYKLNLYKSDGFEFFFGRTFEAEPKSPYKRYNMWLRWMVRHSDIDLGLFSKLPRSELILPLDTHTHKVSLALGLCERKSYDFKAAWQITANLKEFDPNDPIKYDFALYRIGQSKELASLI, encoded by the coding sequence ATGAAAAAAGATGATTTAAAGAAGCTTTTAGATGAGAAGCTTCTTAAGGCAAACACAGACCAAAATCTATTCGATCAGCCAGATCCACTTCAAGTAGCCAAAAAGCAAAACGATCCACTTATCGCTTTAGTTTGTGCACTTTTTGCTTATGGCAATGCTAAGCTTATTTTGAAGTTTTTAAACTCACTTGATTTTGGGCTTTTAAATGAGAGCGATGAAGAAATAAGGTCAAATTTGATAAGCCAAAACAAGCTTTACCGCTTCCAAAATCCAAAAGATGTAAGTGAGATTTTTATCACAATTAAACGTTTAAAGGAGCTTGACGTGGAGCAAATTTTGGTTAATGGATTTAACCAAAATGGTCAAATGATCGATGCTATAAACTCACTAATAGCTCAAATTTACAAGCTAAATTTATACAAAAGTGATGGCTTTGAGTTTTTCTTTGGGCGGACTTTTGAAGCTGAGCCAAAAAGTCCATACAAACGCTATAATATGTGGCTTAGGTGGATGGTAAGGCATAGTGATATTGATCTTGGACTGTTTAGCAAATTACCAAGAAGTGAACTGATTTTGCCGCTTGATACACACACTCATAAAGTCAGCCTTGCTCTTGGGCTTTGCGAGCGAAAAAGTTATGATTTTAAAGCCGCTTGGCAGATCACTGCAAATTTAAAAGAATTTGACCCAAATGATCCTATAAAATATGATTTTGCACTTTATAGAATAGGGCAGAGCAAAGAGCTAGCAAGTCTGATTTAA
- a CDS encoding rod-binding protein — protein sequence MQIDNTMALNAYNSLNTANIDKLSKDDKLLKEQTDAFEAFLVKEVLDISMNSDEKDEKSLFPKDAGDKIYSSMYNDTMSKALSGGMGFSEMLFNFLKERA from the coding sequence ATGCAAATCGACAACACAATGGCGCTAAATGCTTATAACTCGTTAAATACTGCAAATATCGATAAACTCTCTAAAGATGATAAGCTTTTAAAAGAGCAAACTGATGCTTTTGAGGCATTTTTGGTAAAAGAGGTTTTGGATATTTCTATGAATAGTGATGAAAAAGATGAGAAAAGTCTTTTTCCAAAAGATGCAGGGGATAAAATTTACTCATCAATGTATAATGATACGATGAGTAAAGCGCTAAGCGGCGGAATGGGCTTTAGCGAAATGTTATTTAATTTTTTAAAAGAAAGAGCTTAA
- the flgN gene encoding flagellar export chaperone FlgN has protein sequence MINKYLDESISLLNELISITKTDIQNIQEANHSQLDEHTKLKTQIIQKFEEKKHSLDNELVKLAAKSNGTDLASILSDEVKDKLSKLRDTLLELQKTNREYAKSVIVVKEFYDSLIKKMFNADSTSTNSYEQNAINAEQLFKVRV, from the coding sequence ATGATAAACAAATACCTAGATGAGTCAATATCTCTACTTAATGAACTCATATCAATCACAAAAACAGACATTCAAAATATACAAGAAGCAAATCACAGCCAACTAGACGAACATACCAAACTCAAAACTCAAATCATACAAAAATTTGAAGAAAAAAAGCACAGCTTAGACAATGAGCTAGTTAAATTAGCAGCCAAAAGTAATGGAACAGATCTTGCTAGTATCTTATCAGACGAAGTAAAAGATAAGCTCTCAAAGCTTAGAGATACGCTTTTAGAGCTTCAAAAAACAAACAGAGAGTATGCAAAATCCGTCATCGTGGTGAAAGAATTTTACGACTCTTTGATAAAAAAGATGTTTAACGCTGATAGTACTAGCACGAATTCTTACGAGCAAAACGCTATCAACGCTGAGCAATTATTTAAAGTAAGGGTTTGA
- a CDS encoding phosphomannomutase/phosphoglucomutase: MFDTIFREYDIRGIYEKDLNEISVKAIGYCLAREMSKRGVKKLSVGYDARLSAKPLFNYLVSGINAANLDVFDIGMLPTPVGYFSVFTDIFDANIMITGSHNPKDYNGFKITIGKDSFFGADIQNLCKSVNEFIASKQNIADDFRATKFDVLSKYVAFYESEFAHLKGLKTKFICDCANGVAGIILEPIIKALSLNATVLYPDPNGEFPHHHPDPSEEKNLADLKNALQGDFAIGFGFDGDADRIAVLTKKRSIKGDDLAYLYAKNMQNPRVLGEVKCSQNMYDEIDKIGKSFMGKTGHSNIKKAMKELNIDMAAEVSGHIFFKERFFGFDDAVYAMIRVLELIQKGFDLDAELDKLPVLYSTDEIKIEASEESKFKIIEKLKNELNSPKNELPAIQDIIDIDGVRIKFDGGWALVRGSNTTPVLVTRFEAKTPEIRDLLQEKIVNLVEKIRQSL; the protein is encoded by the coding sequence ATGTTTGATACTATTTTTAGAGAGTATGATATACGTGGGATTTACGAAAAAGATCTAAATGAGATTAGCGTTAAGGCAATTGGCTATTGTTTAGCTAGGGAGATGTCAAAAAGAGGCGTTAAGAAGCTAAGTGTAGGATACGATGCAAGGCTGAGTGCAAAACCACTTTTTAACTACCTTGTAAGTGGGATAAATGCTGCAAATTTAGATGTTTTTGATATAGGAATGCTACCAACTCCTGTTGGATATTTTAGTGTTTTTACTGATATTTTTGATGCAAATATCATGATTACAGGCAGTCACAATCCAAAAGATTATAACGGATTTAAGATAACTATCGGCAAGGATAGCTTTTTTGGCGCTGATATTCAAAATTTATGCAAAAGCGTAAATGAGTTTATTGCTAGCAAACAAAATATCGCCGATGATTTTAGAGCGACCAAATTTGACGTGCTTAGCAAATATGTGGCGTTTTATGAGAGCGAGTTTGCTCATTTAAAAGGGCTAAAAACCAAGTTCATCTGCGACTGCGCAAATGGTGTGGCTGGCATCATTCTTGAGCCAATTATCAAAGCTCTAAGCTTAAACGCAACCGTGCTTTATCCAGATCCTAATGGAGAGTTTCCACACCACCACCCAGACCCAAGCGAAGAGAAAAACCTAGCCGATCTAAAAAATGCTTTGCAAGGCGATTTTGCCATAGGATTTGGCTTTGACGGGGACGCTGATAGGATAGCAGTCCTTACTAAAAAACGCAGCATAAAAGGCGATGATTTGGCTTATCTATACGCCAAAAATATGCAAAATCCACGTGTTCTTGGCGAGGTGAAATGCAGCCAAAATATGTATGATGAGATAGATAAAATCGGCAAAAGCTTCATGGGAAAAACTGGTCATAGCAACATCAAAAAAGCCATGAAAGAGCTAAATATCGATATGGCTGCTGAGGTGAGCGGGCATATATTTTTCAAAGAGAGATTTTTTGGGTTTGATGACGCTGTTTATGCGATGATTCGTGTGCTTGAGCTGATCCAAAAAGGCTTTGATCTTGACGCTGAACTAGACAAACTTCCTGTACTTTATTCTACTGATGAGATCAAGATAGAAGCGAGCGAAGAGAGTAAATTTAAAATCATTGAAAAGCTAAAAAACGAGCTAAACAGTCCAAAAAATGAGCTTCCAGCTATACAAGATATCATCGATATAGACGGCGTTAGGATTAAATTTGACGGTGGTTGGGCTTTAGTTAGGGGTTCAAACACAACTCCAGTTTTGGTTACTAGATTTGAAGCAAAAACACCTGAAATTAGAGATTTATTGCAAGAAAAAATCGTAAATTTGGTAGAAAAAATAAGGCAAAGTCTATGA
- a CDS encoding flagellar basal body P-ring protein FlgI, which translates to MKFKILSIILLFSSLHATQIKDIANIIGVRENQLIGYGLVVGLNGTGDGSSSEFTIQSLSNMLQTVNVKISPNDIKSKNTAAVMVTAKLPPFARQGDKLDIVISSIGDAKSLQGGTLLMTALKGVDGDIYALGQGPLTLGGGTSKGGNHPTVGTMLSGAVVEKEVVFDIYASEVANLSLKNSSFQTAVDMQKAIMAKFGSKSAVAIDPRTVRISRPANLSMVEFLAKVLEVDMNYKADEKVIIDERTGTVVSGINITVDPVVISHKNITIKIEPSSYDAATAQNGNEVDTGSNTSIDPATNTLKISESRTTVANITRALNKLGATPKDIIAIIENLKRAGSIHAPVEII; encoded by the coding sequence GCGTAAGAGAAAACCAACTCATCGGCTACGGTTTGGTCGTGGGCTTAAATGGCACTGGAGATGGCTCAAGTAGCGAATTTACCATTCAATCACTCTCAAATATGCTTCAAACTGTAAATGTCAAAATCAGTCCAAACGATATAAAATCAAAAAACACAGCAGCAGTTATGGTAACTGCAAAACTTCCTCCGTTTGCCAGACAAGGTGACAAGCTAGACATCGTGATAAGCTCAATAGGCGATGCAAAAAGTCTGCAAGGTGGAACTCTTCTAATGACTGCTTTAAAAGGCGTCGATGGCGATATATACGCTCTTGGTCAAGGACCTTTGACACTTGGCGGCGGCACAAGCAAAGGTGGAAATCACCCAACTGTAGGCACTATGCTCTCAGGAGCTGTGGTCGAAAAAGAAGTTGTGTTTGATATATACGCAAGCGAAGTTGCAAATTTAAGCCTAAAAAACTCAAGTTTCCAAACCGCAGTTGATATGCAAAAAGCCATAATGGCTAAATTTGGCTCCAAATCAGCAGTTGCCATAGATCCAAGAACTGTTAGGATAAGCAGACCAGCAAATTTAAGCATGGTTGAGTTTTTGGCTAAAGTCTTAGAAGTAGATATGAACTACAAAGCAGACGAAAAAGTCATCATAGATGAAAGAACAGGAACTGTGGTAAGTGGCATAAACATAACTGTCGATCCAGTCGTCATTTCTCACAAAAACATAACCATAAAAATCGAGCCAAGCTCATACGACGCAGCCACTGCTCAAAATGGCAACGAGGTAGATACTGGCTCAAATACTTCCATTGATCCAGCGACAAATACTCTAAAAATATCTGAATCAAGAACAACAGTTGCAAACATCACAAGAGCCTTAAACAAGCTTGGAGCAACGCCAAAAGATATCATAGCTATAATTGAAAATCTAAAAAGAGCTGGCTCAATCCATGCTCCAGTGGAGATCATATAA
- the flgK gene encoding flagellar hook-associated protein FlgK, with the protein MGVFDSLYTGVSGLNAAQLQIQITGHNITNVNSDYYNRQKVVQTAVTTPSSAYGSVGLGVKVESVVRIHDEFSFDRLKASLSNLENTSYKSQVLQEIAQKFPDLDDAGLLVDMKNYFDAWNDFASHPYESTQKTNLLAMTNVLTGRINDTSNQLETIRSSVDNQIKLTVDEINRLGKEISQINAQIQRIESIEPQMANDLRDQRDQLELTMSKLVNISTFKNELYSDSRGSATLTDQGKNYNLNIDGITLVDGVTFHPIVLKETDGLSTPYYELNDGTRADMSAKISGGKLGAMLDLRGRYANDDGVVQDGLITQFQNNLNSFAKTLIVETNNIYASSPQEQMNSSALVDMKGNTTLQNFDSSIQSGSFNVLVYDASGNVVAKKSININSSTTLNDTKQGNSIIGDFNANTDDNGNNNLNDDVNDYFTAVYHYDEKTNTGSFSFAPTYPTGDYKIAIEDNGTNFAGVFGVSKFFEGDSASNIKIESSLAKDASKIKGGKTSVEGDNSMANAMVNLQNLELKFYSSNGQSYKSETLSGYYRYVTTDIASQTEAVNTLNNTNTALYKSVYSEFQSTSGVNMDEELSNLIRFQSSYGAAAKIVTTVEKLLETLLGLKQ; encoded by the coding sequence ATGGGAGTTTTTGATTCATTATACACTGGAGTTTCTGGTCTAAACGCAGCTCAACTTCAAATTCAAATAACAGGTCACAATATAACAAATGTCAATAGCGACTACTACAACAGACAAAAAGTCGTCCAAACAGCAGTCACTACTCCAAGTAGCGCTTATGGTTCTGTTGGGCTTGGTGTAAAAGTAGAAAGTGTAGTAAGGATTCACGATGAGTTTTCTTTTGATAGGTTAAAAGCCTCATTAAGCAACCTTGAAAATACATCATATAAAAGCCAAGTTTTGCAAGAAATAGCTCAAAAATTTCCTGATCTTGATGATGCTGGACTTTTGGTTGATATGAAAAACTACTTTGATGCTTGGAATGATTTTGCCTCTCATCCATACGAAAGCACTCAAAAGACAAATTTACTTGCGATGACAAACGTGCTTACAGGGCGTATAAATGATACTTCAAATCAGTTAGAAACTATCCGTTCAAGCGTAGATAATCAAATCAAACTTACAGTCGATGAGATAAACCGTTTAGGAAAAGAGATATCTCAGATTAATGCTCAAATTCAAAGAATAGAATCAATCGAGCCGCAAATGGCGAATGATTTAAGAGATCAAAGAGATCAGCTAGAGCTTACTATGTCTAAGCTTGTCAATATTTCTACATTCAAAAACGAGCTTTATAGCGATTCTAGAGGAAGTGCAACCCTAACAGATCAAGGCAAAAACTACAATCTAAATATAGATGGTATAACCTTAGTCGATGGCGTTACATTTCACCCGATAGTTTTGAAAGAGACAGATGGGCTTTCTACTCCATACTATGAGCTAAATGATGGTACAAGAGCTGATATGTCTGCAAAAATCTCAGGTGGAAAACTAGGAGCTATGCTAGATCTTAGAGGAAGATATGCAAACGATGATGGCGTCGTGCAAGACGGGCTTATAACTCAGTTTCAAAACAACCTAAATAGCTTTGCAAAAACTCTTATCGTAGAGACAAATAACATATACGCAAGCTCACCTCAAGAGCAAATGAACTCAAGCGCGCTTGTAGATATGAAAGGCAACACAACTCTCCAAAACTTTGATAGCTCTATCCAAAGTGGCAGTTTTAATGTGCTTGTTTATGATGCTAGTGGAAATGTCGTAGCTAAAAAAAGTATAAACATCAACTCATCAACCACGCTCAATGACACAAAACAAGGCAACTCTATAATAGGAGATTTCAACGCAAACACCGATGATAATGGCAACAACAACCTAAATGATGATGTAAATGACTACTTTACTGCCGTTTATCACTATGATGAAAAGACAAATACTGGCAGCTTCAGCTTTGCTCCGACCTATCCAACTGGGGATTACAAAATAGCCATAGAAGACAATGGCACTAACTTTGCTGGCGTCTTTGGTGTGAGTAAATTTTTTGAAGGAGATAGTGCTTCAAATATAAAAATAGAAAGCTCTTTGGCAAAAGACGCATCTAAAATAAAAGGTGGCAAAACATCAGTTGAAGGCGATAATAGCATGGCAAATGCTATGGTAAATTTACAAAATTTAGAGCTAAAGTTTTACTCATCTAACGGTCAGAGCTACAAAAGTGAAACCCTATCAGGATATTACAGATACGTCACAACAGACATTGCATCGCAAACTGAAGCTGTCAATACACTAAACAACACAAATACGGCTTTATATAAAAGTGTATATTCTGAGTTTCAATCAACAAGTGGCGTAAATATGGATGAAGAGCTTTCAAATTTGATTAGATTTCAATCAAGTTATGGTGCAGCCGCAAAGATAGTAACCACAGTCGAAAAGCTCCTTGAAACGCTTTTAGGGTTAAAACAATAG
- a CDS encoding DUF2325 domain-containing protein, translating to MSVLVIGADEITPIKAVLKNLGASNIEHWDARNENRVNRKPIPNGTECVVMLTSFLNHNTMKKIKGEAKKRNIPIVCAKRSVSCVFCEYCKVFGLNKEFGCDRLDCDK from the coding sequence ATGTCAGTATTAGTAATAGGCGCAGATGAGATCACTCCGATCAAGGCGGTTTTAAAAAATTTAGGTGCAAGCAATATCGAACATTGGGATGCTAGAAATGAAAATAGGGTAAATAGAAAACCAATCCCAAATGGCACCGAGTGTGTCGTCATGCTAACTAGTTTTTTGAATCACAACACAATGAAAAAGATAAAAGGCGAAGCCAAGAAGAGAAATATACCAATAGTTTGCGCTAAAAGAAGCGTGAGCTGCGTATTTTGCGAATACTGCAAGGTTTTTGGCTTAAATAAAGAATTTGGATGCGATAGACTTGATTGTGATAAATAA
- a CDS encoding YggT family protein, with protein MVLNTFLLAVASLLHIIITAYTWIIIAAALVSWVNPDPYNKIVQLLYRITNPAYELVRKTRIPTVFGGIDIAPIIVLLALQFLDMFLVGILVGIAG; from the coding sequence ATGGTTTTAAATACATTTTTGCTTGCAGTTGCAAGTTTGCTTCATATAATTATCACAGCTTATACTTGGATCATCATCGCTGCAGCTCTTGTGAGCTGGGTCAATCCAGATCCGTATAACAAGATAGTTCAGCTGCTTTATCGCATCACAAATCCAGCTTATGAGTTAGTACGTAAAACACGCATTCCTACTGTTTTTGGTGGCATTGATATCGCTCCTATCATCGTGCTTTTGGCTTTGCAATTTTTAGATATGTTTTTGGTTGGTATTTTAGTTGGAATCGCTGGTTAG